The Brassica napus cultivar Da-Ae chromosome C7, Da-Ae, whole genome shotgun sequence genomic interval AACGgtaatctaagaaaaaaaatcaggcTCACAGCTGTTAGTACCGTCACCTGGTTTCGATTCACGGCCACTGCGAAATTTAACATTCGGGCCGCAGCGACACAGATTAGTCCCTTGGGCCTGGGAAGCCTTTGGGGAAACtgtgtataattcaaaaaaaaaaaaaaaaaaaagaaggagatcaaAGGGACGAACCAGCCACGGAGGAAAGAGGTGCAACCAGAATTCGAGTCCTGGTAATAGTGATGATCATGATGGCATTGATTGTATTGCTGCGGcggaggtggaggaggaggaggaaagcCTCCGGAGAAGTACTCCTGATACCCGGCTTCGTAAGGAGGACGTGAAGGCGGTTTTGGTGGTGGATACGATGGATATCCGTGTGGGTGTTGAGGATATCCTTCGTGATGATGCGACGGAGGATATACCGGAGGCGGAGGTGCTGATGGATAACCCGGCGGTGGAGGATACTGAGATTGGTAACCTAACCGATTTTGATCAAAACGAGATGGAAGATTTAGAGTGGATCAAAAGgtttcgttctttttttttgtacttaGCTTAAAAAAGGTTTCGTTCTTCTAATGCAACAGAATCACAGAAGGGATCATAAGGATATTACAAACCTGGAGGAGGATACGTTTCAGGCGGAACCTTCTCGTAGCTCATTTTGAtctaagaaagaagaaaaacttgttGTTGTTTGGTCTGAGGAGAATCAGACTCGGGATTAACGAGGAAATGATATATACGTACGAGGTTTGTCGGAGAAGATCTGCCGACGCTTTTCCAATTATATCTATACACGTGACGAATTATGAATGGGTGAATGATCTCTCGATAATGTAGAAGATATTCCAATAAGCAAATATAGCAGTGAACACGTCCATCATAGACATGGGCCTTCACTCATTCATAGCTCAGTTACCCAATAATCTAATATCTCCCTCCAACATGTATTTTAggaaaaaattggaaaaatacacacataattttttttaatatgagtCAGTTTGTTTCAGCTTGTTTTCTGTGAATATACATAGAATTGAGAGAACAACTTGCGGTGATGATAACTCACTATAAAATGATGTGTTAGACGTTGTTCTCTCAGTTCTTGAACAACAAACGTTGTTTTTTTCATGATATGGTTTCGATATGATGGAGCAAAACGAGATCTGAGTTAGTTAAATAGttgaatataatcaaatatatatctaTCCTGCAAAAATCGACTTAAAATCAACTAAAAGAAATTAATATAGCAGGTTCGACGTTTGGTAACACTTAGGCTGCAGCTGGATCAACAAAATTTGGAATTGGAATACTTGGAATGAGTCATTCCTTTTGATTCCGAAAAAATAACACCAGTTATAGTGAAAGATCATTCATAAAGCattcctaaattttttttggaataaatggaaagagaaCAATTTCTTAACAAAATCATTCAGCAACGTAAAAGTTGAGTAATAAATGGAATgcctaattttatttttaattcaattAATACTTAATTTTATAACTACTTTACTTCTATTCCATTCATATTCATTCCATTCATCATTTCAATTCCTTTTGTTCATGCTATTCCATGAAATGGTTTCCAGTTCCACCCTAACATTTCCAGTTCCAAACCCTTCTGGAATATTGGTACCTGAACTCAGTGTCTTACCACACTAACATTCAAGTAAGTCTATTTCCAATCATAATTCATGGGATTCAGTAAATAACGAAAGATAATTTCTTATTGCATACAAATTCATATGTATGAAGTATAATAATTTTCGTCAAGTGCACATAACTGAACTGAAAGTCAAAGAAAgtgtaatttattaaaatatttaatatattaatctggataaaaatgttttttcacATAtgataaaatgtaattttcagaaaataaaaggcataattttaaacatttaaactATAATTAGTAGAGTACTTTTCAGATTATCCCTCTATTTtaacacaatttttaaaatattattttgcttCAGAATGGTACACCAACAGTAACACACTAAATTTTTGGCACCACATACATGCAATTAAGATCAAACAaacatgtttttctttattacaAAATACCATGTAACAAGAATGAGACTAGATGATtgatagaagaagaaaaattgtttgaaaatattttctgGCTGTAAATCTTTCATTCTTCGAAGAggaaagttcaaaaaaaaaagatggaaaaTCATTCTTGGGCTTATTTGCTAAATAGCCAAAAAAAgtgaaattagatttttagagagagagtagagagagataggaagagaaagtatGAGAAAGGGGGTGTTTTTAGTTagttagtgaattttttttttttttttgtgtctatTGGGTGCAATTTCCCATTAGGTAGCTTTATGGGTGATTGGTTGGGATTTATCTCTCtactttatctttatttatttttaaatcactaaattttaccaAAATCATGTTGTagctttacttttaaaaattaaagtctacatcaagttttgatttagttttaccaatcatgttttatctttatttttgaagctacaacaaaacaaataaagcaaaactttttcttatgtattttaaGCAAAAACTCTACATCTTCTTTTTATAAGCTGTAGAAtctgtaaatgaaaaaaaaatatctataatatcaaataaattatataatcataataaaaactttagtaaatattttaattttgaatttgagtgtttttaaattattaagatatttaaataatataaatattatttacatatcacattttaaattacaataaattttgataatttattaaaaaatattaatataaattattttaattgatataaaataataattttatatatacaacacatatttcatatattttattttaaaatatctgcaGCCTACAGCTTACAtctacaacaaatttaactacatCAAAAGTCTCTGCAGAAAAAGTCTACAGTAACAACTTTACAGCTACAATCGATTTATCTACAGCTAAAT includes:
- the LOC106407314 gene encoding cysteine-rich and transmembrane domain-containing protein WIH2-like codes for the protein MSYEKVPPETYPPPGYQSQYPPPPGYPSAPPPPVYPPSHHHEGYPQHPHGYPSYPPPKPPSRPPYEAGYQEYFSGGFPPPPPPPPQQYNQCHHDHHYYQDSNSGCTSFLRGCLAALCCCCLLDDIFV